A window of Argopecten irradians isolate NY chromosome 14, Ai_NY, whole genome shotgun sequence contains these coding sequences:
- the LOC138308226 gene encoding large ribosomal subunit protein uL2-like: protein MGRVIRAQRKGPGGIFKAHTRTRKGKAALRPVDFAERHGYIKGVIRDIIHDPGRGAPLAKVAFRDPYKYRQRTETFVAAEGMYTGQFVYCGKKASLQIGNILPVGVMPEGTIVCCLEEKAGDRGKLARASGNYATVISHNPDTKKSRVKLPSGSKKVIPSANRAMVGIVAGGGRIDKPMLKAGRAYFKYKVKRNCWPKVRGVAMNPVEHPHGGGNHQHIGKASTVRRDTPAGRKVGLIAARRTGRLRGTKQVTKPGEKD, encoded by the exons ATGGGTCGTGTAATCAGAGCCCAGAGAAAGGGTCCTGGGGGCATCTTTAAGGCCCACACAAGAACCAGGAAAGGCAAGGCCGCTCTTAGACCAGTTGACTTTGCTGAACGTCATGGATACATCAAGGGTGTGATCAGG GACATCATCCATGACCCAGGCAGAGGTGCTCCTCTCGCTAAGGTAGCATTCCGTGATCCCTACAAGTACAGACAAAGGACCGAGACTTTTGTTGCTGCCGAGGGCATGTACACTGGACAGTTTGTCTACTGTGGAAAGAAGG CATCCCTTCAAATTGGAAACATTTTGCCTGTTGGAGTTATGCCTGAAGGAACCATTGTGTGTTGTCTTGAAGAAAAGGCAGGAGATCGTGGTAAATTGGCCCGTGCCTCAGGAAATTACGCTACTGTCATCTCTCACAACCCTGACACCAAGAAAAGCCGTGTAAAACTGCCATCTGGCTCAAAGAAAGTCATCCCATCAGCCAACAGAGCTATGGTTG GTATTGTTGCTGGAGGTGGAAGGATAGACAAGCCCATGCTGAAGGCTGGTCGTGCTTACTTCAAGTACAAGGTCAAGAGGAACTGCTGGCCTAAAGTTCGTGGTGTGGCTATGAAC CCAGTTGAACATCCTCATGGTGGTGGTAACCATCAGCATATTGGTAAAGCATCCACAGTCAGACGTGACACACCAGCCGGTAGAAAG gTCGGTCTTATTGCCGCTCGTCGTACTGGTCGTCTACGAGGTACAAAGCAAGTCACCAAGCCAGGCGAGAAagattaa
- the LOC138307023 gene encoding uncharacterized protein: MEQLKPPGALNLEGNLSENWKEWVQGFELYMTASGIEEKSGKVQVATFLHVAGIEARRVYNTFTIPEGDKEKLDVLKTKFYEYCEPRKNLTYLRHLFFTRSQGVNKTIDSFVTDLKNKAKNCDFNELTDSLIRDRIVCGIRDEGTRVRLLRETDLPLTKAVDFCRAQEISSAQVSMLKNPQADEASVHTVHKQSGPRRKRYGNKKTKQPQHQPNNKQPQARQNKLLLVDCRNCGHEHVRNSVVCPAFGKECHTCGRMNHFANLCRSGNNSHNNARQKKLHTVGCDESYSEDLFLGTISSTGARDNEWFETLQFGDQFVKFKLDTGADANVIPKRVMD, from the coding sequence ATGGAGCAACTTAAGCCTCCAGGAGCCCTAAATTTAGAAGGAAATTTGTCCGAAAATTGGAAAGAATGGGTACAAGGGTTTGAATTATACATGACTGCCTCAGGTATAGAGGAAAAGTCGGGAAAAGTCCAGGTCGCGACATTCCTCCACGTAGCTGGAATTGAAGCCCGCCGTGTGTATAACACTTTCACGATCCCTGAAGGTGACAAAGAAAAACTCGATGTACTAAAAACAAAGTTTTATGAGTATTGTGAACCTCGCAAAAACTTAACATACCTCAGACATTTGTTTTTCACTCGATCTCAAGGTGTAAATAAAACGATTGACTCGTTCGTCACAGATCTCAAAAACAAGGCCAAGAACTGTGATTTCAACGAGCTTACAGACAGTCTCATTAGGGATAGGATCGTTTGTGGCATCCGAGACGAAGGCACACGTGTCAGATTACTTCGTGAGACTGATCTTCCACTCACAAAAGCCGTTGATTTCTGTAGAGCTCAGGAAATAAGCAGTGCCCAGGTCAGCATGCTTAAAAATCCACAAGCGGATGAAGCTTCCGTACACACAGTACATAAACAATCTGGCCCTCGCCGTAAACGGTATggaaataaaaagacaaaacaacCCCAACACCAGCCCAACAACAAACAACCACAAGCACGACAAAACAAACTTTTGCTCGTTGATTGTCGAAACTGTGGACATGAACATGTACGTAACTCTGTCGTTTGCCCAGCTTTCGGTAAAGAATGTCACACGTGTGGCCGTATGAACCATTTCGCCAACTTATGTAGGTCTGGCAATAATAGCCACAATAACGCTCGACAAAAGAAACTACACACTGTTGGTTGTGACGAAAGTTATTCAGAGGATTTATTCTTAGGAACAATCTCGAGCACAGGGGCACGTGACAATGAGTGGTTCGAAACACTACAGTTTGGTGATCAGTTTGTAAAATTCAAGTTGGACACAGGGGCGGACGCCAACGTCATACCTAAACGCGTGATGGACTAA